A single Plasmodium yoelii strain 17X genome assembly, chromosome: 10 DNA region contains:
- a CDS encoding fam-a protein, with product MNKFYIQIAFFLLIIPLYVNNKTLATELVPKKDAKSESKKSYPVNDNTKEIYQKNKHLLYTDIEETINACKFMNAALKQLEHHATSKGYKRCCANHSKNIVFYKKKHRDNTKIIKAEYIINGPNKYNEILNELWDPDSDQYINNSSVKKKIVRVYSPNLVMIQQRSRRWPWSRRKYFYALAAKFKISEKKTIIVMASANIIDHNRKNKKYFENKIIENANLFEAEIDSEDDIRNGKIKKTFVNLIGYIVDEHGSI from the exons ATGAAtaagttttatattcaaattgctttttttcttttaatcaTACCCCTAtatgtgaataataaaaccCTTGCAACTGAGCTTGTTCCAAAAAAAGATGCAAAATCCGAATCAAAAAAATCGTATCCTGT caatgataatacaaaagaaatatatcaaaaaaacaaacaccTATTATATACCGATATCGAAGAAACTATAAATGCGTGCAAATTTATGAATGCcgctttaaaacaattagaACATCATGCTACAAGTAAAGGTTATAAAAGGTGTTGTGCAAACCATTCTAAgaatatagttttttataaaaaaaaacatcgagataatacaaaaattataaaagctgaatatataattaatggTCCGAATAAG TATAATGAAATACTAAACGAGTTATGGGATCCCGATAGTGaccaatatataaataattcctctgttaaaa aaaaaattgtCCGTGTGTACAGTCCAAATTTAGTAATGATACAACAACGTTCCAGAAGATGGCCGTGGTCTCGccgtaaatatttttatgctttaGCTGCAAAATTTAAA atatcagaaaaaaaaactataattGTCATGGCTTCAGCAAATATAATTGACCACAAccgtaaaaataaaaaatattttgaaaacaaaataatagaaaatgcAAATTTATTCGAAGCTGAAATTGATTCTGAAGATGATATtagaaatggaaaaataaaaaaaacgttTGTTAACTTAATTGGATACATT gTTGATGAACATGGTTCCATTTAA